A region of Chitinophaga horti DNA encodes the following proteins:
- a CDS encoding ring-cleaving dioxygenase gives MENKILGIHHVTAIAGNAKRNLDFYTQVLGMRLVKKTVNFDDPNTYHFYYGNYAGQPGTILTFFPWEGITLGRRGSGQATETAFAVPEGSLDFWLKRLEARNVIFNNPAQKFGQDYLTFLDPDGLKLELVAVPESKLITPYETGDINGKVALGGFHHVTLTLNRIKPTVAVLELLGYTLQQQEVNRYRYVLEGNPNAGIIDLVEAAGEQRGHVAGGSVHHIAFRVKNQAAQLEFQEAIAKKGFNITPVLDRNYFTSIYFREPGGVLFEIATDDPGFAVDESLETLGEALKLPAQYEVNREQIAATLPKLS, from the coding sequence ATGGAAAACAAGATTTTAGGTATCCACCACGTAACGGCAATCGCCGGTAATGCAAAGAGAAATCTGGACTTTTACACCCAGGTGCTGGGAATGAGGCTGGTAAAGAAAACGGTGAACTTCGACGATCCTAATACTTACCATTTTTATTACGGCAACTACGCGGGCCAACCCGGAACCATACTCACTTTCTTCCCATGGGAAGGGATTACTTTAGGCCGCAGGGGCAGCGGACAAGCCACTGAAACGGCATTTGCAGTACCCGAAGGCAGCCTGGATTTCTGGCTAAAACGCCTTGAAGCACGTAATGTGATCTTCAACAATCCTGCACAAAAGTTCGGCCAGGACTACCTCACGTTCCTCGATCCCGACGGCCTGAAACTGGAGCTGGTAGCAGTACCCGAAAGCAAACTGATTACGCCTTACGAAACCGGCGATATTAATGGTAAGGTGGCACTGGGTGGTTTCCATCACGTAACACTGACGCTGAACCGTATTAAGCCTACAGTGGCGGTACTGGAACTGTTGGGATATACTTTGCAGCAGCAGGAAGTAAACCGCTATCGTTACGTACTGGAAGGTAATCCGAACGCCGGTATTATCGACCTGGTAGAAGCAGCCGGCGAACAACGCGGCCACGTAGCTGGCGGCTCGGTTCACCACATCGCTTTCCGCGTTAAAAATCAGGCTGCTCAACTCGAGTTCCAGGAAGCGATCGCGAAGAAAGGTTTTAATATTACACCGGTATTGGACCGTAACTATTTTACCTCCATCTACTTCCGCGAACCAGGCGGCGTACTGTTCGAAATCGCTACAGACGATCCGGGTTTCGCAGTAGATGAATCGCTCGAAACACTGGGCGAAGCACTCAAATTGCCCGCACAGTACGAAGTAAACAGGGAGCAGATCGCTGCGACGTTACCGAAGTTATCATAG
- a CDS encoding rhamnogalacturonan acetylesterase yields the protein MKLQLLLLCTLLSTYTFAQQPVKKVFLIGPGKGELNTDALYTKERGYGWDDTTGLRLVQYKDIDHQRTRDYITAPHPFSFSVDVPEGEYDVVLYTGDRYGRSATTVRAECRRLMLYNIRTRKNEIRASKFTVHVRDSLIRQKGVVTGKVKLKDREHEYLHWDNRLTLEFSDSLPKICEIHIMPAEAEHVAFLAGNSTVVDQSREPWCSWGQILPAFYDARDVAIANYAESGETLHSFRAAGRLDKIFSQMRGGDYLFIEFGHNDQKRKGENVGAFTSFKKELEYYVRETRKHEGVPVLITPVNRRSFDSTGKITNSLGDFPAAVRQVAKEMKVALIDLNAMTKEMYEAWGPEKSLKAFVHYPAGTYPGQKEALKDNTHFSAFGAWQIAKCVANALADKHFPFNRRGGVFRKFDHAKPDDPATFYWPASGFSGTVKPDGN from the coding sequence ATGAAATTACAACTGCTGTTACTTTGTACCCTGCTTTCTACTTATACGTTTGCGCAGCAACCCGTAAAGAAAGTATTTCTCATCGGCCCCGGTAAAGGCGAATTAAATACGGATGCTCTTTATACCAAGGAACGCGGCTATGGCTGGGACGACACCACTGGTTTGCGTTTAGTGCAATACAAAGACATCGATCACCAGCGTACCCGCGATTATATTACGGCCCCTCACCCGTTTTCTTTTTCGGTAGATGTGCCGGAAGGTGAATATGATGTGGTACTGTATACGGGTGACCGTTACGGACGTTCAGCCACAACAGTTCGCGCGGAATGCCGCCGGCTGATGCTCTATAACATACGTACGCGGAAGAATGAGATAAGGGCCAGCAAATTCACCGTACATGTACGCGACAGCCTGATCCGCCAGAAAGGCGTGGTAACGGGAAAGGTAAAACTGAAAGATCGCGAGCACGAATACCTGCATTGGGACAATCGCCTCACTTTAGAGTTTTCCGACAGCCTGCCAAAAATATGCGAGATTCATATCATGCCTGCGGAGGCGGAACATGTGGCCTTCCTGGCAGGCAACTCCACCGTGGTTGACCAGTCCCGCGAGCCCTGGTGTTCCTGGGGACAGATACTGCCGGCATTTTACGATGCCCGCGATGTGGCCATCGCCAACTATGCGGAAAGCGGCGAAACCCTTCACAGCTTTCGGGCAGCAGGCAGGCTGGATAAGATCTTTAGCCAGATGCGTGGCGGGGACTACCTGTTTATCGAATTTGGGCATAACGACCAGAAGCGTAAAGGCGAAAACGTAGGCGCGTTTACGTCATTTAAAAAAGAGCTGGAGTATTATGTGAGGGAAACGCGTAAACACGAAGGCGTACCTGTGTTGATCACACCCGTAAACCGGCGATCCTTCGACAGCACCGGCAAGATCACCAACTCCCTCGGCGACTTCCCTGCCGCGGTGAGGCAGGTGGCTAAAGAAATGAAGGTAGCCCTCATCGACCTCAATGCCATGACCAAGGAGATGTATGAAGCGTGGGGACCGGAAAAATCGCTGAAAGCTTTTGTACACTATCCTGCAGGCACTTACCCTGGGCAAAAAGAAGCATTGAAGGATAATACCCACTTTTCCGCCTTTGGTGCCTGGCAAATCGCGAAATGCGTGGCGAATGCGCTGGCAGATAAACATTTCCCTTTTAACAGGCGTGGTGGCGTATTCCGGAAATTCGATCATGCTAAGCCGGACGATCCTGCTACGTTTTACTGGCCGGCCAGTGGATTTAGCGGTACGGTGAAGCCAGATGGTAATTAG
- a CDS encoding MmcQ/YjbR family DNA-binding protein: MNLEKFRDYCLSLKGTSEKFPFDESTLVFYVMNKMFALTSVEFFASANLKCDPDLAVELRERYAAVEPGYHMNKKHWNTVLMDGTIPDKLILEWTKHSYDLVVAGLTKKDRAALENL; this comes from the coding sequence TTGAACCTGGAAAAATTCAGAGACTATTGCCTGTCCCTCAAAGGCACTTCGGAAAAGTTTCCCTTCGACGAAAGCACGCTGGTATTTTATGTGATGAACAAAATGTTCGCACTCACCAGTGTCGAGTTCTTCGCCAGCGCCAACCTCAAATGTGATCCCGACCTGGCGGTAGAACTGCGCGAACGTTACGCGGCCGTTGAACCAGGTTATCATATGAACAAGAAACACTGGAACACGGTGTTGATGGACGGCACCATCCCGGATAAACTCATCCTGGAATGGACAAAACACTCGTACGACTTGGTGGTGGCGGGGCTTACAAAGAAAGACCGCGCAGCGCTGGAGAATTTGTAG
- a CDS encoding PorP/SprF family type IX secretion system membrane protein has product MKFPLLTKTALSAATLLLLQTGIKAQELGNETQVQHPLAAQYFMNQYLANPAMAGLGKGLKLDFAHRRMWQEIDGGPVTTSVTANIPVTSRVAAGAQVYSDKAGLLGQTRIAVTYAYHLPLNLEKETALHFGLSGVLDNKRISYKGMQGDPNDPAVARYNARDNFFDADFGMAYTNHNMTLQASVPSLFAKFTKDEYEAFDRALFFAAASYKVETHDGTISYIEPKICVRGIKGESSLIDIGANLAVLDEFANLFAMYHSTRNFSAGLGFNFKSNAGLQLIYNSQTAGLKNYTSGAFEINLHLNLFRKLVPQTEQ; this is encoded by the coding sequence ATGAAATTTCCTTTACTCACTAAAACTGCGCTGTCGGCGGCCACCTTACTGCTGTTACAAACAGGCATAAAGGCCCAGGAACTGGGTAACGAAACCCAGGTACAACATCCACTGGCCGCGCAGTACTTCATGAACCAGTACCTGGCAAATCCCGCGATGGCCGGGCTAGGCAAGGGTTTAAAGCTCGACTTTGCACACCGCCGCATGTGGCAGGAAATAGACGGGGGGCCAGTTACGACTTCCGTTACGGCTAACATCCCGGTGACGAGCCGCGTAGCTGCCGGTGCACAAGTATATTCAGATAAAGCAGGATTGCTGGGACAAACGCGCATTGCCGTTACCTACGCTTACCACCTGCCGCTGAACCTGGAAAAAGAAACGGCACTCCACTTTGGTTTATCGGGTGTGCTGGATAACAAACGTATTTCTTACAAAGGTATGCAGGGCGATCCCAATGATCCGGCCGTGGCGCGTTACAACGCCCGCGACAACTTTTTCGATGCGGACTTTGGGATGGCTTATACCAATCATAATATGACGTTACAGGCATCGGTGCCGAGCCTGTTCGCGAAGTTTACGAAAGATGAGTACGAAGCCTTTGACCGCGCACTGTTCTTTGCAGCGGCGAGTTACAAGGTGGAAACACACGACGGCACCATCTCATACATCGAACCGAAGATCTGCGTGCGCGGTATTAAGGGAGAAAGCAGCCTGATCGACATTGGCGCTAACCTCGCCGTGCTCGACGAGTTCGCCAACCTGTTCGCCATGTATCACTCCACCCGCAACTTCTCTGCGGGACTGGGTTTCAACTTTAAATCCAATGCCGGCCTGCAACTGATTTACAACTCACAAACCGCAGGCTTGAAGAATTATACGAGCGGTGCATTCGAGATCAATTTACATCTGAACTTATTCAGGAAGCTGGTTCCGCAAACGGAGCAATAG
- a CDS encoding efflux RND transporter periplasmic adaptor subunit has product MKCYNYCYGYMWMLMAGVLLTSCGEKKKAGMPGAGGVKDYKVQTVTAGKAVLYTDFPATIQGQQVVEIRPKIDGFVEKVFVDEGATVKKGQVLFRISNPMYEQELRTAEAGIKTAQAEVSTAEMQVNKVRPLVEKDIISKYELESAEYSLQAKKAALAQANATLANARTNVGYTTITSPVNGVIGTIPNKVGALVSASSAQPLTTVSQSGDVYAYFSVNEKQLLAVSRMYKGATIQEKLKSAPHVLFILPDGETYDQEGKIETASGLVTSETGSVQFRATYPNPLGILRSGGSGTVRIPREMDSALVIPQVATYDLQGKRFAWQLKPDTTVASVPITVRATPDGKSFVVEEGLKQGDVIVVEGITDLKDGAKIRPKQ; this is encoded by the coding sequence ATGAAGTGTTACAATTATTGCTACGGTTATATGTGGATGTTAATGGCAGGTGTGCTGCTGACGTCCTGCGGAGAAAAAAAGAAGGCGGGAATGCCCGGTGCGGGAGGCGTTAAGGATTACAAGGTGCAAACAGTGACAGCTGGTAAAGCAGTACTCTACACAGATTTTCCGGCCACTATCCAGGGGCAGCAAGTCGTGGAGATTCGTCCCAAGATCGACGGCTTTGTGGAGAAAGTTTTTGTGGACGAAGGTGCCACGGTGAAAAAGGGACAAGTATTGTTCCGCATCAGCAACCCGATGTACGAACAGGAATTACGTACGGCGGAAGCTGGTATCAAAACTGCACAGGCAGAGGTAAGCACGGCAGAAATGCAGGTAAATAAGGTGCGCCCGCTTGTAGAAAAAGACATCATCAGTAAATATGAACTGGAAAGTGCGGAGTATTCGCTTCAGGCGAAGAAGGCTGCGCTTGCCCAGGCCAACGCTACCCTGGCCAATGCCCGTACGAACGTTGGGTATACCACCATCACCAGCCCGGTGAATGGTGTGATCGGTACGATCCCTAACAAAGTAGGCGCCCTGGTGAGTGCCAGCTCGGCCCAGCCATTGACGACGGTTTCACAGTCCGGCGACGTATATGCTTACTTTTCCGTGAACGAGAAGCAGTTGCTGGCGGTATCGCGTATGTATAAAGGCGCCACCATCCAGGAAAAACTGAAAAGCGCACCCCATGTACTGTTCATTCTGCCCGACGGCGAAACTTACGACCAGGAAGGTAAGATCGAAACCGCCAGCGGACTGGTTACCTCAGAAACCGGTTCGGTACAGTTCCGCGCGACCTATCCCAACCCGCTCGGTATTTTACGCAGCGGTGGTAGTGGTACGGTACGTATCCCCCGTGAAATGGATTCTGCGCTCGTGATCCCGCAGGTCGCTACTTACGACCTGCAGGGCAAACGTTTTGCATGGCAGCTGAAGCCGGATACGACGGTAGCAAGTGTGCCCATTACGGTACGTGCTACGCCCGACGGTAAATCTTTCGTGGTGGAAGAAGGCCTGAAACAAGGCGACGTAATCGTGGTAGAAGGAATCACTGATCTGAAAGATGGCGCGAAGATCCGCCCCAAACAGTAA
- a CDS encoding DUF6686 family protein codes for MCETRVLNHGNDALVSYCVHCKSIYFWYNNLLLTFTHDSFQVFREMVNEIEFEECATIFPDGIERAVMHSPCKSIRFTFTWGEWKRMKAAIEDAVLMEQVYACM; via the coding sequence ATGTGTGAAACAAGGGTCCTCAATCATGGAAATGATGCATTGGTAAGCTACTGCGTTCATTGTAAGTCGATTTATTTTTGGTATAATAACCTGCTGCTCACGTTTACCCACGATAGCTTCCAGGTATTCCGGGAAATGGTCAACGAAATAGAGTTTGAAGAGTGTGCCACCATCTTTCCCGATGGCATCGAACGCGCAGTCATGCATTCTCCCTGCAAATCTATCCGCTTTACGTTTACCTGGGGTGAATGGAAACGGATGAAAGCAGCCATCGAGGATGCAGTGTTGATGGAGCAGGTGTACGCCTGTATGTAA
- a CDS encoding TlpA disulfide reductase family protein, producing the protein MKYIALVACFFTVAAAHAFSLSGTVNGVKDGKVYLQRFNNKMFTTIDSAVIENGRFTFKTKPVLPELYGITLNPSRSPYFLFLEDSNIEVALDTARYFRNTKVTGSSAQDVYNNWQQHSDVKLDELIKANPASLATAYIFYRYYTYRTTPEEIERGISLLDPSLQQTQYVNVLKQLPTTLRSVEVGKKAPDFVIADTEGRQVHFKDQLGKKYVLLDFWASWCGPCRAENPNLVRTYQQFKDKGFDIFAVSLDRNGDRDKWLKAIADDQLTWQHVSDLAFWNCEPAALYGVRAIPSNLLIAPDGTILARNLRGKELEAKLGELLK; encoded by the coding sequence ATGAAGTATATAGCACTTGTAGCATGTTTCTTCACCGTTGCTGCCGCACATGCCTTCTCACTCTCCGGAACGGTGAATGGCGTGAAGGACGGCAAAGTGTACCTGCAGCGGTTCAATAATAAAATGTTTACCACCATCGATTCGGCGGTGATCGAGAATGGTCGCTTTACCTTCAAAACGAAGCCGGTATTGCCCGAGTTGTACGGCATCACGCTCAATCCATCCAGGAGTCCTTATTTCCTCTTCCTGGAAGACAGCAATATTGAAGTGGCGCTCGATACCGCACGGTATTTCCGCAATACGAAAGTCACTGGCTCGTCTGCACAGGATGTGTATAACAACTGGCAGCAGCACAGCGATGTGAAGCTGGATGAACTGATCAAAGCCAATCCGGCTTCACTGGCCACAGCCTACATCTTCTATCGCTACTATACCTATCGCACTACGCCCGAAGAAATCGAGCGCGGCATCTCCCTGCTCGACCCCTCGTTGCAGCAAACGCAGTATGTGAATGTGCTGAAGCAATTGCCGACCACGCTGCGCTCCGTAGAAGTAGGTAAAAAGGCGCCTGATTTTGTGATCGCAGATACCGAAGGCCGGCAGGTGCATTTTAAAGATCAATTGGGCAAAAAGTACGTGCTGCTCGACTTCTGGGCCAGTTGGTGCGGTCCATGCCGGGCGGAGAATCCGAACCTCGTGCGTACATATCAGCAGTTTAAGGACAAAGGCTTCGATATTTTCGCCGTATCGCTTGATCGCAACGGCGACCGCGACAAGTGGCTGAAGGCGATTGCGGACGATCAGCTTACCTGGCAGCATGTGTCGGACCTGGCGTTCTGGAATTGCGAACCGGCTGCCTTGTACGGCGTGCGCGCCATTCCTTCTAACCTGCTCATCGCGCCGGACGGAACAATACTAGCCCGTAACCTCCGGGGAAAGGAGCTGGAAGCCAAGCTGGGCGAGCTTTTGAAATAA
- a CDS encoding efflux RND transporter permease subunit, whose product MLKKFIERPVLSTVISVIIVILGVLGLVTLPIAQYPDIAPPTVQVSASYPGANADVVLNSIIIPLEEQINGVEDMTYMTSTSTNEGTATITVVFKVGTNPDLAAVNVQNRVSRATSLLPAEVTQAGVTVIKRQSSNLLIFALNSENPAYDQTFLQNYAKINLVPQIQRVSGVGDVTVFGSRDYSMRIWLKPQVMAAYGLMPSDITAALAEQNIEAAPGKVGENSNQAFQYVIKYTGRLKDVSQFENIIIKSIGNGQQLLLKDVARVELGAQSYSAYNLVNDHPAVGVAVVQAAGSNARDVINGSKTVLEEASKSFPPGVKYTVLVDVNRFLDASIDKVIHTLIEAFILVFIVVFLFLQDFRSTLIPAISVPVAIVGTFFFLNLFGFSINLLTLFALVLAIGIVVDDAIVVVEAVHAKLDHGAKSARKATLSAMNEISGAIVSITLVMSAVFVPVTFITGSAGVFYKQFGLTLAISIILSAVNALTLSPALCALLLKPHDEHKHKKTTYLQRFYKAFNTSFDAVTGKYKRAVHFLSIRKWMAIAIIVLFSGGLYLLMKTTPSSFVPSEDLGTVFASVSLPPGSTLERSDSVSKKVAEIARSIDGVNNTLQVVGTNFIAGSGSAYSMVIIELKEWGDRPGRDATKIIGELFAKTAGVREASSIIFFSPPTVQGFSVSGGFEFQLQDRGGHTIQEFYKVSNDFQTALRARPEIQYINSTFNPNFPQLQLTVNTAKAKDAGVSPSSILSTMQGYFGGVYASNFNQFGKQYRVMIQADYNYRTSEASLNNVYVRNTAGQMAPISEFVSLERVYGPEAINRFNLFTSIAVNGSPNPGFSSGDAIKAVQEVAAETLPAGYGYEFSGITREELSAGSQSVYIFILCLIFVYFLLCAQYESYILPFAVLLSLPVGLAGTFVFNKIFGIDNNIYTQISLIMLIGLLAKNAILIVEFAIQRRRNGESVLDAAVDGAVARLRPILMTSFAFILGLVPLMLASGAGANGNRAIGTSAVGGMLIGTLFGVMVIPALFVIFQVLQEKVGRKKRPEDEDDEDETGLQTVPAAH is encoded by the coding sequence ATGCTTAAAAAATTTATAGAACGGCCGGTACTGTCTACGGTTATCTCTGTGATCATCGTGATCCTGGGTGTACTGGGGCTGGTAACGCTGCCGATTGCTCAATACCCGGACATTGCGCCGCCCACCGTGCAGGTTTCCGCCAGTTATCCTGGCGCTAACGCCGATGTGGTACTCAATTCCATTATCATCCCTTTGGAAGAACAAATCAACGGGGTGGAAGATATGACGTACATGACGTCTACTTCCACGAACGAAGGTACTGCTACGATCACGGTCGTTTTTAAAGTGGGTACCAACCCCGACCTGGCCGCGGTGAACGTACAAAACCGCGTATCCCGCGCCACCAGCCTGTTACCGGCAGAGGTAACGCAGGCAGGTGTAACGGTCATCAAAAGGCAGTCGAGTAACCTGCTGATCTTCGCCCTCAATAGTGAGAACCCGGCCTATGATCAGACTTTCCTGCAGAACTATGCGAAGATCAACCTCGTGCCGCAAATCCAGCGTGTAAGCGGCGTGGGCGATGTAACTGTATTCGGTTCCCGCGACTATTCCATGCGTATCTGGCTGAAACCACAGGTGATGGCGGCTTACGGGCTCATGCCTTCCGACATTACGGCGGCGCTGGCAGAGCAGAACATTGAGGCGGCACCCGGTAAAGTAGGGGAGAACAGTAACCAGGCATTCCAGTATGTAATCAAGTACACGGGCCGGTTAAAAGATGTATCGCAGTTCGAAAATATCATTATTAAATCTATCGGCAACGGGCAGCAATTGTTGCTGAAAGACGTGGCCCGCGTAGAACTGGGCGCGCAGAGTTACTCGGCGTATAACCTCGTAAACGATCATCCGGCCGTGGGTGTGGCGGTGGTACAGGCTGCCGGCTCCAACGCGCGGGATGTAATCAATGGTAGTAAGACGGTATTGGAAGAAGCGTCCAAGTCATTCCCTCCCGGGGTGAAATACACGGTGCTGGTGGATGTGAACCGCTTCCTGGATGCGTCTATCGACAAGGTAATTCATACGCTGATAGAGGCATTTATCCTCGTGTTTATCGTGGTATTCCTCTTCCTGCAGGATTTCCGGTCCACGCTGATCCCGGCGATATCGGTGCCGGTGGCGATCGTGGGTACGTTCTTCTTCCTCAACTTATTTGGCTTCAGCATTAACCTGTTAACGTTGTTCGCACTCGTACTGGCAATCGGTATCGTGGTGGATGACGCCATTGTGGTCGTCGAGGCGGTGCATGCGAAGCTGGACCATGGCGCTAAGTCGGCCCGAAAGGCCACGCTGTCGGCCATGAACGAGATCAGTGGCGCGATCGTGTCCATCACGCTGGTAATGTCGGCGGTATTCGTACCCGTAACGTTCATCACCGGTTCGGCGGGTGTGTTCTACAAACAGTTCGGTCTTACGCTGGCGATCTCGATCATCCTCTCGGCTGTAAACGCCTTAACGCTCAGCCCTGCGCTGTGTGCGTTGTTGCTGAAACCACACGACGAGCATAAACATAAGAAAACGACTTACCTGCAGCGTTTCTATAAGGCGTTCAACACGTCTTTCGATGCGGTAACAGGTAAATATAAAAGAGCAGTACATTTCTTATCTATCCGTAAATGGATGGCGATCGCGATCATCGTGTTATTCAGCGGTGGTCTGTATTTGCTGATGAAAACCACGCCATCGTCATTCGTGCCGAGCGAGGATTTGGGAACGGTGTTCGCTTCTGTAAGCTTACCGCCGGGTTCCACGCTGGAACGTTCGGATTCTGTATCTAAAAAGGTAGCGGAAATAGCCCGTAGCATCGACGGCGTAAACAATACGTTGCAGGTGGTAGGTACCAACTTCATCGCGGGTTCGGGTAGCGCTTACTCCATGGTAATTATCGAACTGAAGGAGTGGGGCGACCGTCCCGGCAGAGATGCTACAAAAATCATCGGGGAACTGTTCGCGAAAACAGCGGGTGTTCGGGAGGCGAGCAGCATCATCTTCTTTAGTCCCCCTACGGTACAGGGCTTCAGCGTAAGCGGTGGTTTCGAGTTCCAGTTGCAGGACCGGGGCGGCCACACGATACAGGAGTTCTATAAGGTGAGCAACGACTTCCAGACCGCCCTGCGCGCCCGTCCGGAAATACAATACATCAACTCAACGTTCAACCCGAACTTCCCGCAATTGCAACTGACGGTAAATACCGCTAAAGCAAAGGATGCGGGTGTGTCGCCCAGCTCGATCCTGAGCACCATGCAAGGTTACTTCGGTGGGGTGTACGCATCTAACTTCAACCAGTTCGGTAAGCAGTACAGGGTGATGATCCAGGCGGATTATAACTACCGTACAAGTGAGGCCAGTCTGAATAACGTGTATGTACGCAATACGGCCGGACAAATGGCGCCGATCAGCGAATTCGTTTCGCTGGAAAGGGTGTACGGTCCGGAAGCGATCAACCGTTTTAACCTGTTTACGTCTATCGCGGTGAATGGTTCACCCAACCCGGGCTTCAGCTCTGGTGATGCGATCAAGGCAGTACAGGAGGTAGCGGCCGAAACGCTGCCTGCAGGCTATGGTTACGAATTCTCCGGTATCACCCGCGAGGAGTTGTCTGCCGGCAGCCAGTCGGTATACATCTTTATCCTCTGTCTGATTTTCGTATACTTCCTGCTTTGTGCGCAATACGAAAGCTACATCCTGCCTTTCGCCGTGTTGTTATCGCTGCCTGTTGGCCTGGCGGGTACGTTCGTGTTCAACAAGATCTTCGGAATCGATAATAACATCTATACGCAGATATCGCTGATCATGCTGATAGGCCTGCTCGCGAAGAACGCGATCCTGATCGTGGAGTTCGCGATACAACGCAGGCGCAACGGCGAGTCGGTACTGGATGCCGCGGTAGATGGTGCTGTAGCCCGTTTACGCCCGATCCTGATGACTTCCTTCGCGTTCATTCTCGGCCTGGTGCCGCTGATGCTTGCAAGCGGCGCCGGTGCGAACGGTAACCGCGCGATCGGTACCAGTGCGGTAGGCGGTATGCTTATCGGTACGCTCTTCGGCGTGATGGTGATCCCTGCACTGTTCGTGATTTTCCAGGTATTGCAGGAGAAAGTAGGCCGTAAAAAGAGGCCGGAAGATGAAGACGATGAAGATGAAACCGGATTACAAACCGTGCCGGCAGCTCACTAA
- a CDS encoding efflux transporter outer membrane subunit — protein sequence MKNRYIAYIISIPVVLAGCKITQKYEKPDIQTPATYRGAATTTDTTTLADIRWQELFSDPQLRTLIQQGLDSNLDLKIAIARMKAAAANLRQSKDAFWPTLSVSPSFTHAKPSPAQLRAFGNSSGASIPSYDQYSLTGTASWEVDVWGKLRSTKRSRVAQFLASDAYRRTVQTQLIANIANSYYTLLALDQQLKITEQTVAIRKNDVETIKALKEAATLTGADVVNSEANRYAAEVSIPDIKQNIRETENALSVLLGIAADTIVRGNLAEQKTVEYLQAGVPVHLLSNRPDVQQAEYSLISNFELTNVARTYFYPQLNISATGGFATVNTLKGFFDQTFYWNLVAGLTQPIFNQGLNRQRLRVAEANQEESFYSFKSTMLTATQEVSDALFSYRTAAEKMTIRQEQLKSLQKAVEFNKELLRYSSSTNYTDVLTAEQNLLTAQLNGINDKLQQLQAVVTLYRALGGGWKQ from the coding sequence ATGAAGAACAGATATATCGCATACATCATAAGTATACCGGTTGTGCTGGCGGGATGTAAGATCACGCAGAAGTACGAGAAGCCGGACATTCAAACGCCCGCCACGTATCGTGGCGCGGCCACCACTACGGATACGACTACGCTGGCAGATATCCGTTGGCAGGAACTGTTCAGCGACCCGCAGTTACGTACGCTCATTCAGCAGGGGCTCGACAGTAACCTCGACCTGAAAATAGCTATAGCGCGTATGAAAGCGGCGGCCGCCAACCTGCGCCAGAGCAAGGATGCCTTCTGGCCTACATTAAGCGTATCGCCCAGCTTTACGCATGCGAAGCCATCACCCGCGCAGCTCCGTGCATTCGGTAACTCCAGCGGCGCATCCATTCCCTCGTACGACCAGTACTCGTTAACGGGTACTGCGAGCTGGGAAGTGGATGTTTGGGGCAAATTACGTAGCACTAAACGCTCGCGTGTAGCACAGTTCCTGGCGAGCGATGCCTACCGCCGCACGGTACAAACGCAGTTGATCGCCAACATCGCAAACAGTTATTATACGCTGCTCGCATTGGACCAACAGCTCAAGATCACCGAGCAAACGGTAGCGATCCGTAAGAACGATGTAGAAACGATCAAAGCGCTGAAAGAAGCGGCCACGCTTACCGGTGCCGATGTGGTGAACAGTGAAGCGAACCGCTATGCCGCCGAGGTGAGCATCCCGGATATTAAACAAAACATCCGCGAAACTGAAAATGCGCTCAGCGTATTATTAGGCATCGCAGCAGATACGATCGTACGCGGCAACCTGGCCGAACAAAAGACGGTGGAGTACCTGCAGGCCGGTGTGCCGGTGCATTTGCTCAGCAACCGCCCGGACGTTCAGCAGGCCGAATATTCGCTGATCAGTAATTTCGAACTGACGAATGTTGCCCGCACGTATTTCTACCCGCAGCTAAACATTTCCGCTACCGGTGGTTTCGCAACAGTAAATACGCTAAAAGGCTTTTTTGACCAAACCTTCTACTGGAACCTGGTCGCCGGTCTTACACAGCCAATCTTCAACCAGGGCCTGAACCGCCAGCGCCTGCGCGTAGCAGAAGCGAACCAGGAGGAGTCGTTCTACAGCTTTAAATCGACGATGCTCACGGCTACCCAGGAGGTATCGGATGCGTTATTCAGCTATCGCACGGCGGCTGAGAAAATGACGATCCGCCAGGAGCAATTGAAATCGCTGCAAAAGGCGGTGGAGTTTAACAAGGAACTGCTGCGTTATTCCTCCAGCACGAACTACACAGACGTGTTGACTGCAGAGCAAAACCTGCTCACCGCACAGCTGAACGGTATCAACGACAAACTGCAGCAATTGCAGGCGGTCGTTACATTATACCGCGCACTGGGTGGTGGCTGGAAACAGTAA